The Liolophura sinensis isolate JHLJ2023 chromosome 8, CUHK_Ljap_v2, whole genome shotgun sequence sequence CAAGCtggtgtatgttttttctccacGTTTATGATGTATTTACTTATGCAATTTTCCACACTTCCGTCAGTGGATCAAATGATGCCCAGTCAGTTAATCCTAATAAGGGTGCATATTCCAATATGCCATGGTGTTTTGGTCATGGATTGATTAAAGTCAGAAGGATTTTGTCTGGCAAAGGATGATGCTAAATGAGAAGTGCTGCAACTGCTTCTATATACTTCCATATAAAagcattctgaaaaaaaaagtaacaccACATATGTTTCATATATTGCAAATTTTATTTCCAGCTTCACAGAACAGCATGTAAATTGCATAaaaaattttatacagaaatatcAATACAATAAATTTCCACAGCCAcatcaaaatttcatcaaaaccAAATTAATTCAAGTCATAAATATGTCAATTTCATTACAGCAATTCAATTTTAGTACATTTTAATTGCAGAACCTGATAAAGCTGGTATGTAGTCCAGTGTTTTCTAATGTTGATAATTCATGTCTACACCATAAGATTAACATCTGTTCCATGTATTCAACACATCTTCACAATTTACAGGCATGTTAAAGTAACAGTGCATCAGTCCAAATCAGTGCGTTGCCACAATATGCCTGAAATCTTGCCAATATGGACTGAGGCCACACTAGTCTTAATTGTTTGACAGGtcgaataattttttttcaatgttaaaaaagggtataaaaaaataaacttaaatcaTCTAatctgtggaaaatgtggacaaCTTTGGCACTTTTTCCTACTGAGGCAATTGCAGGGCCAGAGTGCCTTAAGTAAAAAAATGgaagcaaggctaccaaagagcttgcctgaatgcaaaacttcagctcaatatataaagtactgaaatcgtgaattatATGCACAGAggatcagtgatggaacatccctcttgtgtcattgtgctttatatgcatgtaaaacttcaggtcaatatatgctgtactttttgagataccacccatAACATTTTGATAAACTTCTGAttataatacacaatacactaaatcGGGAATTTGGCAAATTATGGTATTTAATGTGTACACACCAAACCAACAATGGAATATTCCCATCATGCtgttgtgctctacatgtgtgcaaaccctgagctcaatacaatacatgcactttttaagataccacctttaacattttgttcaacattgattctaatacacaatacactgtcAGGAATTCAgaaatttatggtatttaatgtCTTAAACACATTGAAttaatgatggaatatccccctcatgttagtgtgctctacatgtgtgcaaacccttaTCTCGATACCTTGCAGTACTTTTCAAGATATCACCCCTATCACATTTAGTTTAACACTGTTTTCCATGTCATTCGATGCCAGTGCTCAGGGTAAGACACATAAgctaaaaacaagaaaattataaaaacaCTGACAAAGACAAAGTCagaaggtggattttcagtttcattttatcCTATCTTTGGATCTTTTTAGTGTCTGCAGTGCctgttaaacacaaaataaaattggtgttggCTCAAACTTCAATCACCTATTCATTCAGAATGTGCCTCGACTGCGTCTGTATACTGCTCAGAGAGACGGCCTAGAACTTGGAAAATCATAGTCAGCCAGTTGATGTTACACGTTCTTCTGTCCTCAGACTATCATCTAATCACAGATGCTTGCCCTTAGATGTAATATTCCTCCTGTTGTAGCAGTGCAAAGTGTTTCTAAAAATCTGTTAGATGATACCACCAGACAACAAGGATGTGTGTGAAGGGTCAGAACAGGGTGAATTTTTCATGTTCAACTCATATGTGACGAGTCTTACCAGCTTGGGATTTGAACCACTGGTCTTTGGGTTCTGCGCTTCTACCACAAGACAAAATGGAAATTCCCTCCAGCCCAGAGGTAGAGAGCGCTTATAAAACTCCAGCCAGTCATACATACATTAGGGCATGGTATGTAATGAAATCCAGACTGGAGCTTTGATTATAAAGAGGCATTTTCATGGCAGAGCTGTTCCATGTGTCTCAGTCATGTGACTGAATGCAGCATTCATCATTCAttattcacacatttacatgtaactcacaAACTCGAACCCATTCTTCACTTTCACGCGATCTTTGTACATACTAAAACAATGCACATGATGTGTTGAAATACTcttcaaaatatgaaaatacatttgATGTTCATATCTGCATTTtaattctgcttttttttttaaaaatataactttacTTCATTAATATTTGAAACAGAATACCAGGTATACACATATACCACCTTCCACTAATTTACCTTGACAATACATATAAGTTCCATTATGCCAGACAAATGACAGTGGTCGGGTGTTTAAAAGTCCTTTGATGGTGCTCAAGGATAACAGTTAAAGAATGAACTCTACAGGACAAGGATCATTAATCAGCGAACGTGACATGGATGTCGAGGGGAAATCTACCAGTGTCACTGGTACTTTGCCGGAAGAGTTGTGTGTGTTGCCAGGCAACGTTTCCTTGACCACCGCTCATGTATGCAGTCAGTACCATGGATTCCTTTCCTTTAAGATCAGTCACAACATTTGGCTGGGATGCTGAAAAATAAGATTACCAACTTAAAATTACCATtccacctttttttttcttttacttttttggATGGTAGTGGCACAAATTATTGCTGCAATCTACTTTTCAACCGAGCATTTAATAATATGGCTAAAtacgtgctctgcccggtttcctccccccacataatgctggccactgtcgcataagtgaaataattttgactacggcctaaaacacaaattaccatAAAATGATCCATCAGCCACACCAcagaaaacatattaaaaatgttggaAATACATTCTCTCCTATTTTTCTAACTTTCCTTCACACTGACAGAATTAAATACatctaaatatttaaattctgaGCTTTCTGAATCATAATGATAGTGCTGGGCACTGATAACATCAAAGCTTTGCATTTTAGCTCGAAACTATGCCTTTATTGTCAGAAtaactgtcaaaacaaacatcaatCATCAAAATAAGGatatattttttgattgttCATTTCTAAAAGTTGACCAGACATAACAGGACAGGTTGATTTTAACTGGACCAGCCATTACTTCACCTCTGATACACatacaccttacatgtacatgcatgtcttggTGCATCTTGTAACGCACTTAAGAACTTTGTCAACACCCTCAAGTATGATTTCCCCACGTACGATTTGcacaaatgttcatgtattgatGAAATTACCTTTGAGGAGAACACACTGGTCATCTCCGCACAAACTCCAAGAAACCACGCCATTTTCAAAGGTACTCGATCCAGGGCTTATGGTCACAGTGTCTATTTTAAGCCCTGCATTCAAAAACGGATAATATCACATACAGTGTCAGTGGTACCACACTGCAGATTGGAGACTGTGGGTGGGAAGAGGGAGGgataatttatttgatctgcACACTGGTTTTGTGTTCTTGAATCTATCCTTTTTTTTCCAAATagcttatttgattgatgtttgagcattctaaaaacaaaattgGACACTTTTCTGCTGCCTGTGAGCTTTACCCAAAACTGATGTTTACTTGGGAAGTGACATTTACCCAAAAAGTGACATATTTCCATGGACATGTAATTCCTTGATGTATCCAATACAGTGTTTCCAGGGCTCATGCAGTGACAGCTGCTTTTACCTCTATGATTCTATTACTCCAGCAATAAATCCTCCTTTGATATGTTAAAAATGGGATATTCTATTCACTCTGCACCAACACATGCACTAAACAATCtgaaaaaatttgtaaaaacacTCCAGTGTATTTATGTAATTCCCATTGTCAGAAGAACTATTGGATGACTAATCACAAACCCAATTGCATGTCCGTGGAAACACATGATTACCCCAAAATGACATGCACATTTGAGAACTAAGTTTTACCTGAAAAGTCAAATTTCCATGATATTTCCGCTGTTGCTGCCCCCTCTCGCCTGGCCAGGTAGACCATGTTCCAGTCTTGCTCAACCTTACGAATCACATTTGTCATCATATACACACCACTCTCCCATTTCTCCTGTACTCTGCCTGATGAGACAACAGTGTATTTATCTGACGCACAGTTGTACCTCAGGTGGAATGTTTTGCTGGATTTTTCCTCAGGGGACAAGTTGAATACGTAAGGCTCTGACACAGGTGCTTGATCTCCTAATTCCCCCCTAGCAAGTCTCCAGGCGACTGACCCAGATATCCTCCCAGGCAGCTGCTCTGACGTGTCAGGCTGAGGTAGGAGTAACTCCACAAGCTCTCGGGCGCAGCGTTCATTGAGGAGCTTCCTGTGCGCTTCAGGAAAACCTGCCTGGCGCTGATGTCTCAACTTGGTGATCGTTGTTACCAGCCATGATTCACGGCATTCACCTCTCCGTTGTTTTAGCTCGTCATGCTTACGCGAGTATCTCCAGGACACATCCTGAATGTCGTCTTTAGAGAAGGCTATGATATAGCTGAGCTTTTTACCCCAGCCCGATTCGTACAGAAGTGGTTTATCACAGATATTTTCACACGGATCACAGTGTAGCCACCGTTTCTCCCGCTCACTGTACACCTCCGTCCACACATGATCAGTCCAATCCAACACAAACCGAGCCTCAAAACCCAGCGCCCGACAACACAATGTAAAACAGTTTGCCCATTCCCCACAGCGTCCTTTTCGAGTCTCCAGTAACTTCCCTGGGTGGTTATACCTTGGAAAGCGGACCACAGTTGAACATGTGTTACACCGATATTGCTCAACACGGTTACCTCCCCATTTCAGTTCTTCCGGAAATGGTTGTGCATCACCGACTTTCTGTGTTTCCCCTCCACAAACATTACACGCAGGGGAGTTAACCCAGCTGAAAAAAGAGGTCTTGAACCAATGGAGAACGGACAGAAGCAGGAGGTCTCGTTTATCAACGCCACCTGCGTTCTGAGCTTGAAGCTGTCGATACTTGTCATCAGCCTCTTTTTcaaactggtctacaggcatgGAAGCTCGAGCTTTCTGCTGTAACTGAGGGTCCTCGTATATCAACACATGATTGAAACGAGACTGAAGCTGGGAAAAAAATTCCATCTCCTTTCTCTGAAAAAATAGAAAAGATGGTAAAATCAAAGGCACCGacaattttatgtttatgtttcgGGAAGCCCAAGAATGGATACTACAACAATGTATCACTAACTACAGCTAAGTTTACTAACCTTCTATAAGTAATCAGGAATCATAAAGTGATTTTTCACATAAAGTTCaacatttttcacacttttttgCTTAATGCTGATTGAGCCATCCACCTTTAATATAGAGCCACATAAAAGGTTCCTGTGAAGACACAGATAAACATAAGTGTTGGCCTTTATGTAACTTTCAAGGTGAATCTTTACATACcaatttattgtaaaatacaGTACTTTTAACCTCCGacatgcaaattattttttgtaaatatcaatACTTGTACTTACAAATACATAAGGTCTATTTAACTGTACTGAGGTGTTAGCTCCAGCTCCTGGCTGGACCACAGCTGGAGAAGAGGCTGATCCTGATGATACAGATAGGTTTTCATGcttttctctttctttcagcAGGTTATCTCGGATTTGTTTCAGTGGATCTAGGGAGGCCCATGCTGGCAAGCTCAAATATTCCCCATCCTAGAACATTACACAA is a genomic window containing:
- the LOC135472707 gene encoding peptide-N(4)-(N-acetyl-beta-glucosaminyl)asparagine amidase-like, which codes for MSNYSDSVKALLENTTEEFLQASEILIRFCNNVINNPTAPKYRRLRVGNPIIQNKLLTVSGGMECLFDMGFLEDGEYLSLPAWASLDPLKQIRDNLLKEREKHENLSVSSGSASSPAVVQPGAGANTSVQLNRPYVFRKEMEFFSQLQSRFNHVLIYEDPQLQQKARASMPVDQFEKEADDKYRQLQAQNAGGVDKRDLLLLSVLHWFKTSFFSWVNSPACNVCGGETQKVGDAQPFPEELKWGGNRVEQYRCNTCSTVVRFPRYNHPGKLLETRKGRCGEWANCFTLCCRALGFEARFVLDWTDHVWTEVYSEREKRWLHCDPCENICDKPLLYESGWGKKLSYIIAFSKDDIQDVSWRYSRKHDELKQRRGECRESWLVTTITKLRHQRQAGFPEAHRKLLNERCARELVELLLPQPDTSEQLPGRISGSVAWRLARGELGDQAPVSEPYVFNLSPEEKSSKTFHLRYNCASDKYTVVSSGRVQEKWESGVYMMTNVIRKVEQDWNMVYLARREGAATAEISWKFDFSGLKIDTVTISPGSSTFENGVVSWSLCGDDQCVLLKASQPNVVTDLKGKESMVLTAYMSGGQGNVAWQHTQLFRQSTSDTGRFPLDIHVTFAD